In Falco biarmicus isolate bFalBia1 chromosome 5, bFalBia1.pri, whole genome shotgun sequence, a single genomic region encodes these proteins:
- the SNU13 gene encoding NHP2-like protein 1, with the protein MSEAEVNPKAYPLADAQLTKTLLDLVQQSCNYKQLRKGANEATKTLNRGIAEFIVMAADAEPLEIILHLPLLCEDKNVPYVFVRSKQALGRACGVSRPVIACSITIKEGSQLKPQIQSVQQAIERLLV; encoded by the exons ATG AGTGAGGCAGAAGTGAATCCCAAAGCTTACCCACTGGCTGATGCACAGCTCACCAAAACGCTACTGGATCTTGTGCAGCAGTCCTGCAACTATAAGCAACTACGCAAGGGAGCCAATGAAG CCACCAAAACACTGAACCGAGGGATAGCAGAGTTCATTGTGATGGCAGCAGATGCAGAGCCCTTGGAAATCATCCTGCACCTCCCTCTTCTCTGCGAGGACAAGAATGTACCTTACGTGTTTGTACGCTCCAAGCAAGCCCTGGGCCGGGCATGTGGTGTTTCCCGGCCTGTCATCGCCTGCTCCATCACCATCAAGGAGGGATCACAGCTAAAGCCTCAGATCCAGTCTGTCCAGCAAGCTATAGAAAGACTGTTGGTCTAA
- the XRCC6 gene encoding X-ray repair cross-complementing protein 6: protein MSEWVSYYRSEGPEEEEQEEEERAEAVGDCRFSGRDSLIFLVDGSEAMFEPDGDGVTPFDMTIQCIRNVYTSKIISSDRDLLSVVFYGTEKNKNSADFKHIYVLQELDNPGAKRVLELDQYRGDEGQTLFHETFGHNADYSLGEALWACSNLFSDVQVRLSHKRIMLFTNEDDPHANDSAKAKLARTRAGDLRDTGIILDLMHLKKPGGFDISLFYRDIINIADDEDLGIQPEESAKLEHLMKKVRAKETRKRTLVRLNLYLNKDLSLSVGVYNLVQKAYKPYPVKLYRETNEPVKTKTRMFNRKTGSLLLPSDTKRAQTYGNRQIVLEKEETEELKRFDSPGLFLIGFKPLSMLKQHHHIKPSQFIYPDESLVSGSTTLFNALLMKCLEREVMVLCRYTVRRNTPPRFVALVPQEEEVDEQKVQLAPPGFHIIFLPYADDKRNVDFTEKVPASREQVDKMKEIIQKLRFKYRTDSFENPVLQQHFRNLEALALDMMEPEQAEDLTMPKAEEMNHRLGNLVEEFKQLVYPPDYNPDGKAAKRKQASDSQTEKRPKVEVSKDELRSHVQKGTLGKLTVPVLKDACRLYGLKGDGKKQELMDTLTEYFNEH, encoded by the exons ATGTCGGAGTGGGTGTCCTACTACCGGAGCGAGGggccggaggaggaggagcaggaggaggaggagagggctgAGGCGGTCG GGGACTGCAGGTTCTCAGGCCGGGACAGCCTCATTTTTTTAGTGGATGGCTCCGAGGCCATGTTTGAGCCTGATGGGGACGGCGTGACTCCCTTCGACATGACCATCCAG tgcatccGGAATGTGTATACCAGCAAGATTATTAGTAGTGACAGGGACTTGTTAAGTGTTGTGTTCTATGGtacagaaaagaacaagaactCTGCAGATTTCAAGCACATCTATGTTCTTCAGGAGCTGGACAATCCAG GTGCAAAGCGTGTTCTGGAGCTGGACCAATACAGGGGAGACGAAGGACAAACACTTTTCCATGAGACCTTTGGCCACAATGCCGACTATTCACTGGGTGAAGCACTCTGGGCCTGCTCTAATCTCTTCAGTGATGTCCAAGTCAGACTGAGCCACAAAAGGATCATGCTCTTCACCAATGAAGATGACCCTCATGCCAATGATAGTGCTAAAGCCAAGCTGGCCAGGACCAGAGCTGGTGATCTGAGAGACACAG GTATCATCCTGGACTTGATGCACTTGAAGAAGCCTGGAGGGTTTGATATCTCTTTGTTCTACAGGGATATCATAAACATAGCAGATGATGAGGACCTTGGAATCCAGCCTGAGGAGTCAGCGAAACTAGAACATCTCATGAAGAAAGTACGAGCAAAGGAGACAAGGAAACGAACTTTAGTCAG GTTAAACCTGTATCTGAACAAAGATCTGTCGCTTTCTGTTGGTGTTTACAACCTTGTTCAGAAAGCTTATAAGCCATATCCGGTGAAGCTTTATCGGGAAACTAATGAAccagttaaaacaaaaacaaggatgtttaacagaaaaacaggCAGCTTGCTCCTGCCTAGTGACACAAAAAGGGCTCAG ACATATGGAAACCGCCAGATTGTGctggagaaagaggaaacagaagaattaaaacGGTTTGATTCTCCGGGCTTATTTCTGATTGGCTTCAAACCACTTTCAATGCTAAAACAGCACCACCATATCAAGCCCTCCCAGTTCATCTATCCTGATGAGTCCCTAGTCAGTG GCAGTACAACACTATTTAATGCCTTATTGATGAAATGCTTGGAGAGAGAGGTGATGGTACTGTGCAGATACACTGTCCGCCGAAACACTCCTCCTCGCTTTGTGGCCCTGGTTCCTCAGGAGGAAGAGGTGGATGAGCAGAAAGTGCAGTTAGCCCCTCCAG GTTTCCACATAATTTTCCTACCATATGCAGATGACAAACGGAATGTTGATTTTACAGAAAAGGTGCCAGCCAGTCGAGAGCAAGTggacaaaatgaaagaaataattcaaaagcTACGATTCAAATACAG GACTGACAGCTTTGAGAACCCAGTtttgcagcagcacttcagGAATCTGGAGGCTTTGGCACTGGATATGATGGAACCAGAACAAGCCGAAGATCTTACAA tgCCAAAAGCTGAAGAGATGAACCACAGGCTGGGCAACCTGGTAGAGGAGTTCAAGCAGCTGGTTTATCCCCCTGACTACAATCCTGATGGGAAGGCTGCAAAACGAAAACAAG CTTCTGATAGTCAGACTGAGAAGAGGCCCAAGGTAGAAGTCTCAAAAGATGAGCTGCGGAGTCACGTGCAGAAGGGCACTCTAGGCAAGCTCACTGTACCTGTTCTGAAGGATGCATGCAGGCTTTATGGGCTGAAGGGTGATGGGAAGAAGCAGGAGCTCATGGATACATTAACTGAATACTTTAATGAGCACTAA